In one Lolium rigidum isolate FL_2022 chromosome 3, APGP_CSIRO_Lrig_0.1, whole genome shotgun sequence genomic region, the following are encoded:
- the LOC124695752 gene encoding protein tas-like — MCALYPVPQRRETYGRSEELVGRWLRARTVPRDSVVLATKVAGPSGQMTWIRGGPVALDSWNITEAIDSSLRRLGVDYIDLYQIHWPDRYVPMFGETDYDLSRQYASVPMEEQLEALGKGIDAGKIKYIGLSNETPYGLMKFLELSRDLQLRSKIITVQNSYNLMCRNFDAGLAECCHQERINLLAYSPMAMGILSGKYHSPDDKGPPDARMNLFKGRYSEGESRYNLQNPKLESAVKEYKRISVKYDISPAMLAIAFVLRHPLVGSAVFGATKLWQLDEVLQSTKIHLCEEIVAEINDVHARFPNPCP, encoded by the exons ATGTGCGCCTT GTACCCAGTGCCGCAGCGCAGGGAGACGTACGGGCGCAGCGAGGAGCTCGTCGGCCGTTGGCTGCGAGCCCGGACGGTACCCCGCGACAGCGTGGTGCTCGCCACCAAG GTTGCTGGGCCATCTGGTCAGATGACGTGGATCCGCGGAGGGCCGGTGGCTCTTGATTCCTGGAACATCACTGAGGCAATCGATAGCAG TTTGCGCAGGCTGGGTGTAGATTACATCGACCTTTACCAGATACATTGGCCTGACCG TTATGTTCCGATGTTTGGAGAGACAGATTACGACCTGAGCCGCCAGTACGCATCTGTACCGATGGAAGAACAGCTAGAAGCTCTTGGAAAGGGCATAGATGCTGGCAAG ATCAAGTACATTGGCCTTAGCAATGAAACACCATATGGATTGATGAAGTTCCTTGAACTGAGTAGGGATCTTCAGTTGCGCTCAAAGATAATAACAGTTCAA AACTCGTACAACCTGATGTGTCGAAATTTTGATGCTGGATTGGCCGAATGCTGCCATCAGGAGAG AATCAATTTGCTGGCCTACAGCCCAATGGCAATGGGTATACTTTCAGGGAAGTATCACTCACCCGATGATAAAGGTCCGCCAGATGCACGAATGAATCTTTTCAAAG GGAGGTACTCTGAAGGTGAATCCCGATACAATCTTCAAAATCCCAAACTGGAATCAGCAGTGAAG GAATACAAAAGAATTTCGGTGAAGTATGACATTTCTCCAGCAATGCTAGCTATTG CATTTGTACTGAGACACCCCCTTGTTGGATCAGCTGTTTTTGGTGCAACTAAATTATGGCAGCTTGATGAAGTTCTCCAGTCAACAAAGATTCATCTTTGTGAGGAAATTGTTGCAGAGATCAATGATGTCCATGCAAGATTTCCCAATCCTTGCCCGTAA